A genomic region of Desulfosarcina ovata subsp. ovata contains the following coding sequences:
- the dnaA gene encoding chromosomal replication initiator protein DnaA: protein MDQIWKRVKSLLKEKVPGHSYRMWIEPIEFCEDCADTIVLSCPNPFSRKRISEQYGKLIESALCDAAGQPLKMNLIVGAAHPADSPENPEERQMKLPEMDLPARGGQLLRQDYTFDQFVVGKNSDFAYTAALSLAARKLGNQNALYLHSKTGLGKSHLSQAVGHHILKAFPNERVYYITAEDFMNEMTGAYRSDNIHQFKDKYRHNCDVLLLEDVHFLSGKNGTQEELSNTLESLMNSNKKVIYSSCYLPSEIPKVNDKLKSRLSCGLISKIDLPDYKVRLRILKKAARSGGFALPDIVLQYLASELVDDVRQLKSGLIGVAARASLLGSAVDLELARNVVDDIVTSREQITLDSIKQLVCKYYKVTLADLTSRSRRQAIVRPRQVAMYLSRRYTDHSLQTIGRSFNRYHATTLHALKAVEKGLKENGPFQKHVDFLSQRLEKGRG from the coding sequence ATGGACCAAATTTGGAAACGTGTAAAATCGCTGCTCAAGGAAAAAGTACCTGGGCACAGCTACCGGATGTGGATTGAGCCCATCGAGTTTTGTGAAGATTGTGCAGATACGATTGTTTTGAGTTGTCCCAACCCCTTCTCAAGGAAGCGCATCAGCGAACAGTACGGAAAGTTGATTGAAAGCGCCCTTTGTGATGCCGCCGGTCAGCCCCTCAAGATGAATTTGATTGTCGGGGCCGCACATCCGGCGGACAGCCCGGAAAACCCAGAGGAACGGCAGATGAAACTGCCGGAGATGGACCTGCCCGCTCGCGGGGGGCAGCTACTGCGGCAGGATTACACCTTCGACCAGTTCGTTGTGGGAAAGAACAGCGATTTCGCCTATACGGCGGCGCTCTCCCTGGCGGCGCGTAAACTGGGCAACCAGAATGCGCTCTATCTGCACTCCAAGACCGGATTGGGCAAAAGCCATCTCTCCCAGGCCGTGGGGCACCACATCCTGAAGGCATTTCCCAACGAACGGGTTTATTATATTACCGCCGAGGATTTCATGAATGAGATGACCGGCGCTTATCGCAGTGACAACATTCATCAGTTCAAGGACAAGTACCGCCATAACTGTGATGTGCTGCTGCTTGAGGATGTCCATTTCCTCAGTGGAAAAAACGGAACCCAGGAAGAGCTGTCCAATACCCTGGAGTCGCTGATGAACAGCAACAAAAAAGTTATCTACTCCAGCTGCTACCTGCCCTCTGAAATTCCCAAGGTCAACGACAAACTCAAGTCGCGCCTCTCCTGCGGCCTGATTTCGAAGATCGACCTGCCGGATTATAAGGTCCGGTTGCGAATCCTGAAAAAGGCAGCCAGATCTGGAGGGTTCGCCCTTCCCGACATTGTTCTGCAATATTTGGCGTCAGAGTTGGTGGATGATGTCCGCCAACTGAAAAGTGGGTTGATCGGGGTGGCGGCCAGGGCATCCCTGCTCGGATCGGCCGTGGATCTGGAACTGGCCCGTAATGTTGTCGATGACATCGTGACCAGTCGTGAACAGATTACCCTGGACTCCATCAAACAGCTGGTGTGCAAATATTACAAGGTTACACTGGCCGATCTGACCTCCCGTTCCCGGCGGCAAGCGATCGTACGGCCACGGCAGGTGGCCATGTACCTATCCCGACGCTATACCGACCATTCCCTGCAGACCATCGGAAGAAGCTTCAATCGTTACCACGCAACCACCCTGCATGCCCTGAAAGCCGTGGAAAAGGGTCTCAAAGAGAATGGTCCCTTTCAGAAACATGTTGATTTCCTCTCCCAGCGGCTGGAAAAGGGCAGGGGGTAG
- a CDS encoding inositol monophosphatase family protein encodes MDMERIKQVGTAAAYNGGRILKEHFGRLRSVRKKGAIDLVTEADLRSEAAIIDTLMRSFPDHAILAEESGRHGNSGQRWIIDPLDGTTNFAHNLPLFCVSIAFAVDDAIRAGFVLAPLMEEFFMAVKGEGALLNGSPISVSATPTLADSLLVTGFPYDHATIFPPLMERFGRGLKATQGVRRLGAAALDLCYVACGRFDGFWEQHLKPWDTAAGFLVASEAGGRTTVFSGAPYSITADEIVSTNGAIHDELLTLLEL; translated from the coding sequence ATGGACATGGAACGGATCAAACAGGTGGGAACCGCCGCAGCCTATAATGGCGGAAGGATTCTCAAGGAACATTTCGGCCGATTGCGGTCTGTTCGTAAAAAAGGGGCCATCGACCTGGTCACCGAAGCCGACTTGCGCTCCGAAGCCGCCATCATCGATACCCTCATGCGAAGTTTCCCTGACCATGCCATCCTCGCCGAAGAGAGCGGTCGGCACGGAAACAGCGGCCAACGCTGGATTATCGACCCATTGGACGGTACCACCAACTTCGCCCACAATCTGCCACTGTTTTGTGTTTCCATCGCTTTTGCCGTCGATGACGCTATCCGTGCAGGATTCGTTCTTGCTCCGCTTATGGAAGAATTTTTCATGGCGGTCAAAGGTGAGGGAGCCCTGCTGAACGGATCGCCGATTTCCGTTTCCGCGACCCCGACGCTCGCCGATAGTCTGCTGGTCACCGGCTTTCCCTACGACCATGCAACCATTTTTCCCCCGCTGATGGAACGTTTCGGACGCGGGCTGAAGGCGACCCAGGGCGTTCGGCGCCTGGGAGCGGCAGCACTGGACTTATGCTATGTCGCCTGCGGGCGCTTCGATGGGTTCTGGGAACAGCATCTCAAACCCTGGGATACGGCGGCCGGATTTCTGGTGGCCTCGGAAGCCGGTGGCCGCACCACCGTTTTTTCAGGGGCGCCCTATTCCATCACCGCCGATGAAATCGTCAGTACCAACGGCGCCATCCATGATGAACTTCTCACTTTGCTGGAATTATAG
- the hflX gene encoding GTPase HflX: MKEIFGNLLGLKASQIKRLENLGRRRIPTQAIVSYELCRDLSRLSTEIGRQVGLLVERSGKIAQVLVGGVDRIMIPDLREYRLAPDRLRGLRCIHTRADDMGGLTQDDLTDLSLLRLDLMAVITMHPDGSPAQIHYAHILPGASESAPYRIMPPIPPFRPEIDCLGLIQALEAELARQKVEEKDDASGERALLVSVFTGGRKAAMASLDELKELAHTANIRTIDTVLQQRKKADPRFLMGSGKLDELAILALHRGASLIVFDQELNPSQIRSIADRTEIKVIDRTQLILDIFAQRAKSREGKLQVELAQLKYILPRLVTKDTAMSRLTGGIGGRGPGETRLEINRRRARERIRRLEQALKTVQKNRDQQRRRRSRMGLPVISIIGYTNAGKSTLLNQLTQSRVLAENKLFATLDPSSRRLRFPRDIDVIITDTVGFIRDLPKELMAAFKATLEELDNADLFVHMIDISNPRHPEQIHSVETILDELNLGSIPVIRVLNKIDRVDPDTRDMLVKRLGGIAVSAISRPSLKPLSERLQAAVEHITYPGSP; this comes from the coding sequence ATGAAAGAAATCTTCGGTAACCTGCTGGGGCTCAAGGCGAGCCAGATCAAACGGTTGGAGAATCTGGGCCGGCGCCGCATTCCCACCCAGGCCATTGTCTCCTACGAACTGTGCCGGGATCTGTCCCGATTGTCGACTGAGATTGGCCGCCAGGTCGGTCTGCTTGTCGAGCGTAGCGGGAAAATCGCGCAGGTGCTGGTCGGCGGCGTGGACCGCATCATGATCCCCGACCTGCGCGAGTACCGCCTGGCACCGGACCGCCTGCGCGGCCTGCGCTGCATCCACACACGCGCGGATGACATGGGTGGCCTGACCCAAGACGACCTGACCGACCTCTCCCTTTTGCGGCTCGACCTCATGGCGGTCATCACCATGCACCCCGATGGATCACCAGCGCAGATTCATTATGCCCATATTCTTCCCGGTGCCAGTGAATCGGCCCCGTACCGGATCATGCCGCCGATTCCGCCATTCCGGCCGGAAATCGACTGTCTCGGCCTGATCCAGGCCCTTGAAGCCGAGCTGGCCAGACAAAAAGTCGAGGAAAAGGATGACGCCAGCGGAGAGCGCGCCCTTTTGGTCAGTGTTTTCACCGGCGGACGCAAAGCGGCCATGGCGTCCCTGGACGAGTTGAAGGAACTGGCCCACACCGCCAACATACGCACCATTGACACCGTCCTGCAACAACGCAAAAAAGCCGATCCGCGATTTCTCATGGGCAGCGGAAAGCTGGACGAGCTGGCCATTCTGGCGCTGCATCGCGGAGCCAGCCTGATTGTCTTCGACCAGGAACTGAACCCCTCCCAAATCCGTTCCATCGCCGACCGGACGGAAATCAAGGTCATCGACCGCACCCAACTGATCCTGGATATCTTTGCCCAGCGGGCCAAAAGCCGGGAGGGCAAACTGCAGGTGGAACTGGCCCAACTGAAGTACATTCTTCCCCGGCTGGTCACCAAGGATACGGCCATGTCCCGGCTGACCGGCGGCATTGGCGGCCGGGGACCGGGAGAAACCCGTCTGGAAATCAATCGAAGGCGGGCCAGAGAACGCATCCGGCGTCTGGAACAGGCACTGAAAACGGTCCAGAAGAACCGTGATCAGCAGCGGCGCCGGCGCAGTCGGATGGGACTTCCGGTCATCTCCATCATCGGCTACACCAATGCCGGAAAGTCCACCCTGCTCAACCAGTTGACCCAGAGCCGGGTGCTGGCCGAAAATAAACTCTTCGCCACCCTGGACCCCTCCAGCCGGCGACTGCGTTTTCCCCGGGACATCGACGTGATCATCACCGACACGGTCGGTTTTATCCGCGACCTGCCCAAAGAGCTGATGGCCGCTTTCAAAGCCACCCTGGAAGAGTTGGACAATGCCGACCTGTTCGTACACATGATTGACATCAGCAACCCCCGTCACCCGGAACAGATCCACTCGGTAGAAACGATCCTGGACGAACTCAACCTGGGTTCCATCCCCGTCATTCGGGTGCTCAACAAAATCGATCGCGTCGATCCTGACACCCGGGATATGCTGGTCAAGCGGCTTGGCGGCATTGCGGTCAGTGCGATCAGCCGGCCATCCCTAAAGCCCCTCTCCGAGCGATTGCAGGCGGCGGTCGAGCACATCACGTATCCCGGCAGCCCGTAA
- the dnaB gene encoding replicative DNA helicase: protein MPDTPSATVKDPAFHKLPPQSIEAEESIISAILIDNDTLIDILEILSADDFYKTAHKMIFAAVETLYAKSEPVDLVTLSNLLRENGELEKIGGAAYLAHLVDAVPMAVNAHHYARIIHDKAILRRLIERSNTISNRCFEDRGDVDSVIEFAQSAIFELSEGKTKPAFSPLSKIIEINIDQLEERQGNRALVTGITTGFAKLDSLTSGLQNSDLIILAGRPAMGKTAFALNMARNAAIDGGVPVAIFSLEMSKEQLSMRMLCSEARVDSSRIRSGFLNQEDWNRITDAAGRLTDAPIFIDDSPDISTTSIRTKSMRMKMDKGLGMIIIDYLQLMRGSINTERRDLEISEISRSLKILAKELNIPVIALSQLNRKLEERSDKRPQLSDLRESGALEQDADLVAFIYRDEVYNRDENNPHRGTAEIILAKQRNGPTGVAPLAFLGSYTRFENLAVE from the coding sequence ATGCCCGACACTCCGTCCGCAACCGTCAAAGATCCCGCGTTTCACAAGCTTCCCCCCCAGAGCATCGAGGCGGAAGAATCGATCATCAGCGCCATCCTGATCGACAACGACACCCTGATCGACATCCTTGAGATTCTCTCCGCCGACGATTTTTACAAAACCGCGCACAAAATGATCTTTGCCGCCGTGGAAACGCTTTACGCCAAAAGCGAACCCGTCGACCTGGTCACCCTGAGCAACCTGCTCAGGGAAAACGGCGAGCTGGAGAAGATCGGCGGCGCCGCATACCTGGCCCACCTGGTAGATGCCGTACCCATGGCGGTCAACGCCCATCACTATGCGCGCATCATCCATGACAAGGCCATTTTAAGGCGGCTCATCGAACGCTCCAATACGATCTCCAATCGCTGCTTTGAAGACCGCGGGGATGTGGACAGTGTCATCGAATTTGCCCAAAGTGCCATCTTCGAACTGTCGGAGGGGAAAACCAAGCCCGCCTTTTCCCCCCTCAGTAAAATCATCGAAATCAACATCGACCAGCTTGAGGAACGCCAGGGCAACCGGGCACTGGTGACCGGCATCACCACCGGTTTCGCCAAACTCGACAGCCTGACCTCGGGCCTGCAGAATTCTGATCTGATCATCCTGGCCGGCCGGCCGGCCATGGGAAAAACCGCCTTTGCCCTGAACATGGCCCGCAATGCCGCCATTGATGGCGGTGTACCGGTGGCGATCTTCTCCCTTGAAATGTCCAAGGAACAGCTCTCCATGCGGATGCTCTGTTCCGAGGCCCGCGTGGATTCATCACGCATCCGGAGCGGTTTCCTGAACCAGGAGGACTGGAACCGCATTACCGACGCTGCCGGACGGCTCACGGACGCCCCCATTTTCATCGACGATTCACCGGACATTTCGACCACCTCCATCCGCACCAAATCCATGCGCATGAAGATGGACAAGGGGCTGGGCATGATCATCATCGACTATCTCCAGCTCATGCGCGGCAGCATCAATACCGAACGGCGGGATCTGGAAATTTCCGAGATCTCCCGATCACTCAAGATTCTGGCCAAGGAACTGAACATCCCGGTCATCGCCCTCTCCCAGCTTAACCGCAAACTGGAGGAGCGCAGTGACAAACGCCCCCAGTTGTCCGACCTCCGGGAATCGGGTGCCCTGGAGCAGGATGCCGACCTGGTGGCCTTCATCTACCGCGACGAGGTCTACAACCGGGATGAAAACAACCCCCACCGGGGAACGGCGGAAATCATCCTGGCCAAACAGCGCAATGGCCCCACAGGCGTTGCTCCGCTGGCCTTCCTGGGATCTTACACCCGCTTCGAAAACCTGGCCGTTGAATGA
- the rplI gene encoding 50S ribosomal protein L9 produces MKVILKETISSLGIIGSEVDVAPGYARNYLLPQGKAVPATPQQRKILEQEKAKFELQIAKEKEFAQEMANRLEMVSVTIASKVHEADKLYGSITVRDILDALKKQDVEVEKRMVLLTEPIKTVGTFKVPIRVYQGIKPEITVEVVPEEA; encoded by the coding sequence ATGAAAGTCATCTTAAAAGAAACCATCAGTTCGTTGGGCATCATCGGAAGCGAAGTCGATGTGGCGCCCGGATATGCCCGCAACTATCTGCTCCCTCAGGGGAAAGCCGTTCCGGCCACCCCCCAGCAACGCAAGATTCTGGAGCAGGAAAAAGCCAAATTCGAGCTGCAGATCGCCAAGGAGAAAGAGTTTGCCCAGGAGATGGCCAACCGCCTTGAAATGGTCTCGGTGACCATTGCGTCCAAGGTCCATGAAGCCGATAAACTCTACGGCTCGATTACCGTTCGCGACATCCTCGACGCGCTCAAGAAGCAGGATGTCGAGGTGGAAAAACGCATGGTGCTGCTCACCGAACCGATCAAGACCGTCGGCACTTTCAAGGTGCCCATCCGCGTCTATCAGGGAATCAAACCGGAGATCACGGTGGAAGTGGTTCCGGAAGAAGCCTAA
- a CDS encoding YybS family protein — MAPWPFQSGVSKDIATGVMATLVIFSASVFMPVIGFLFSMFIPLPVLFYRTKLGRRHGMIVPLVAIAVIGFIIGGITMDIVFFSGLMLLGFALSEMFEKALPVEMAIVAACGIVLGVGLGAMVMYSIASNTGVVSLVSAYVATNLKLSLQLYQSIGIPQETIDAISGSLDRIQYVLVRILPSLVAASTLFVAWTNLIAARPILERRGLAFPDYGRLNRWRAPDVLIWGVIGSGLIMLLPATGFRLIGINGLLVVLTVYFIQGIAIVSFFFEKKKLPRPIRVVLYIMIALQQLFLLVIVCIGLFDMWINFRKIDPDKREPDLPA, encoded by the coding sequence ATGGCGCCATGGCCATTTCAAAGTGGAGTATCGAAAGATATCGCTACCGGCGTAATGGCGACCCTGGTCATCTTTTCGGCATCGGTGTTCATGCCGGTCATCGGTTTTCTCTTCTCCATGTTTATTCCCCTGCCCGTTCTCTTCTATCGCACGAAGCTGGGCAGGCGGCATGGCATGATTGTTCCGCTGGTGGCCATTGCGGTCATCGGGTTTATCATTGGCGGCATCACAATGGATATCGTCTTTTTCTCCGGACTGATGCTCTTGGGCTTCGCCCTGAGCGAGATGTTCGAAAAAGCGTTGCCCGTGGAGATGGCCATTGTGGCCGCTTGCGGTATTGTTCTGGGCGTTGGTCTGGGGGCCATGGTGATGTACAGCATCGCCAGCAACACGGGGGTCGTCAGCCTGGTTTCGGCCTATGTGGCCACCAACCTGAAACTGTCCCTCCAGTTGTACCAGAGTATCGGCATTCCCCAGGAAACGATCGATGCCATCTCAGGATCCCTGGATCGAATTCAATATGTGCTGGTTCGCATCCTGCCCTCGCTGGTGGCCGCATCCACCCTGTTTGTGGCCTGGACCAACCTGATTGCCGCACGACCGATCCTGGAACGCCGCGGTCTGGCTTTTCCTGACTATGGTCGGCTCAATCGCTGGCGGGCGCCTGACGTACTCATCTGGGGCGTCATCGGCAGCGGCCTGATCATGCTGCTGCCGGCAACCGGATTCCGACTCATCGGGATCAATGGCCTGCTGGTCGTCCTGACGGTCTATTTCATTCAGGGCATCGCCATCGTCTCCTTTTTCTTCGAGAAAAAGAAGCTGCCACGGCCCATCCGTGTTGTCCTGTATATAATGATCGCACTCCAGCAGCTTTTTCTGCTGGTAATCGTCTGCATCGGACTTTTTGATATGTGGATCAATTTTCGAAAGATTGACCCTGACAAGCGTGAACCGGACCTGCCGGCGTAA
- the rpsR gene encoding 30S ribosomal protein S18: protein MAVAKPRPKRKKRRVFHRRKVCRFCADQSLVIDYKDPKALKYFTTERGKIIPRRISGTCAKHQRQLTHAIKRARTIALLPYVGTFDL, encoded by the coding sequence ATGGCCGTCGCAAAACCCCGTCCCAAAAGAAAAAAAAGAAGAGTTTTTCATCGACGCAAAGTCTGTCGCTTCTGTGCGGACCAGAGCCTGGTAATTGATTATAAGGATCCCAAGGCCCTGAAATACTTCACAACCGAGCGGGGAAAAATCATTCCGCGGAGAATTTCAGGAACTTGCGCCAAACACCAGCGCCAACTGACCCATGCCATCAAACGGGCCCGAACCATTGCCCTGCTGCCATACGTCGGGACTTTTGATCTGTAA
- the rpsF gene encoding 30S ribosomal protein S6 encodes MKRYETIVILDPDLSKEAESPFFERVNDLIPQYDGFLVETDDWGTRKLAYDIKKKNRGHYVRFDFCGDGALVQEMERFFRIDDRIMKFMTVLLDAEADLDTIKAELAAEKDQAAAEEAESTEASTETSDSSTDEKSEEE; translated from the coding sequence ATGAAGCGGTACGAAACGATTGTCATTCTCGACCCGGACCTGTCGAAGGAGGCCGAAAGCCCCTTCTTCGAGCGGGTGAACGACCTGATCCCCCAGTACGACGGATTCTTGGTGGAAACGGACGATTGGGGCACCAGGAAACTGGCCTACGACATCAAGAAAAAAAATCGGGGTCACTATGTAAGATTCGATTTTTGCGGCGATGGCGCCTTGGTTCAAGAGATGGAACGGTTCTTCAGGATCGACGACCGGATCATGAAGTTCATGACGGTCCTTCTGGACGCGGAAGCGGATCTGGACACCATTAAGGCCGAACTGGCGGCTGAAAAGGATCAGGCTGCCGCCGAGGAAGCCGAATCGACCGAAGCATCCACCGAAACGAGTGATTCATCTACCGACGAAAAATCCGAGGAGGAGTAA
- a CDS encoding ExeA family protein produces MTPSNHQSLAEHFGWKFHPFADTWKMEQPFYSQRDQRIADQGLQLLQHGKSFAVSGPSGAGKSTLVQHLLASLDANYYHGLYIHYGGLQRTALLKTVGEQLGVETQTRAVPLLVKLQKHIGMMATGKHPVHPVILIDDAQLLERESLMDLCSLIVCPPKKAAAASLIIVGDDMLAKQMTLSVMTPIRTRLTVNFRIDPLDEKETEQFIDFRLRCAKAPKDLFESDALALVAAHCHGNRREIMNLGTLLLSEAYYRNEKTVSAELFTDCDLIA; encoded by the coding sequence ATGACACCGAGTAACCACCAGAGTCTGGCCGAACACTTCGGATGGAAGTTTCATCCATTTGCCGATACCTGGAAAATGGAACAACCGTTCTACAGCCAAAGGGATCAACGAATCGCCGATCAAGGCTTGCAGCTTTTACAGCACGGAAAAAGTTTTGCCGTCAGCGGGCCTTCCGGTGCCGGGAAATCCACCCTGGTTCAGCACCTTTTGGCAAGCCTGGACGCCAATTATTACCACGGACTTTACATCCATTACGGCGGCTTGCAACGAACGGCGCTGCTAAAGACCGTTGGCGAACAACTCGGCGTGGAAACCCAAACCAGGGCCGTGCCCCTCTTGGTAAAATTGCAAAAACACATCGGCATGATGGCTACCGGAAAGCATCCGGTCCATCCGGTGATCCTGATCGACGATGCCCAACTGCTCGAACGGGAATCGCTGATGGACCTTTGTTCCCTGATTGTCTGTCCCCCAAAAAAGGCCGCCGCCGCCTCCTTGATCATCGTCGGTGATGATATGCTCGCCAAGCAGATGACATTGTCGGTGATGACGCCCATTCGCACCCGGTTGACGGTGAACTTTCGCATCGACCCTCTGGACGAAAAAGAAACCGAGCAGTTTATCGACTTCAGACTCCGTTGTGCAAAAGCACCCAAGGACCTCTTTGAATCCGATGCGCTGGCCCTTGTCGCGGCGCATTGCCACGGCAATCGACGGGAAATCATGAACCTGGGCACCTTACTGCTAAGCGAGGCATATTATCGCAACGAGAAAACCGTCAGCGCCGAACTTTTTACCGATTGTGATCTGATTGCCTAA
- a CDS encoding DDE-type integrase/transposase/recombinase — protein MQDDRQMDLALWRYGIISPLLHRDANDVQLCEMLAVVSQSSYIHPHDGRYVTLSAEAIRKWLYRFNHGGLGALCDKERSDKGTHDVPAPLANEMFELRLAHPRWTLSLMLRELVERQLWDETRPSRSTLYRFARNNNLMRDPHLATAEVVRPFEFDKFGQMWIGDFMHGPKLYEGKKKRKSYLHVIIDDCTRYVVSGRFYSTESTQSLIIELMTAIRRHGIPHRLYTDNGSAYNSRHLKIVCANLSMRQPHTPPGRPQGRSKVERFFRTVRDQFLAKQRYKTFDEINTAFTLYLNDYHRRIHSTLECSPMQKRLGVDSVCQPVPEVADIESLFRLKRRCRVYNDGTIRLKKKAFEVPGCLPGQRVTIYYMPWDLSRIYYGDDLKPAKPVDLTANAYRFDNANFAHTKEKDNDTE, from the coding sequence ATGCAAGATGATCGGCAAATGGACTTGGCGTTGTGGCGCTACGGGATTATCAGCCCGCTTTTGCACCGCGATGCCAACGATGTTCAGTTGTGTGAAATGCTGGCCGTCGTATCACAAAGCAGCTACATTCATCCCCATGACGGTCGCTATGTTACGCTATCGGCCGAAGCCATTCGAAAGTGGCTGTACCGGTTCAACCATGGCGGGCTCGGTGCGCTTTGCGACAAAGAGCGATCCGACAAAGGCACGCACGATGTGCCGGCACCCCTTGCCAACGAGATGTTTGAACTCCGGCTGGCACATCCCCGCTGGACCCTGTCACTGATGCTTCGGGAACTGGTCGAGCGCCAATTATGGGATGAAACCCGTCCGAGCCGCTCCACGTTGTATCGATTCGCCCGGAATAACAACCTGATGCGCGATCCTCATTTGGCAACCGCCGAAGTGGTTCGTCCGTTTGAATTCGATAAATTCGGTCAGATGTGGATCGGAGACTTCATGCACGGGCCCAAACTGTACGAGGGCAAGAAAAAACGCAAAAGCTACCTGCATGTCATCATCGACGATTGCACCCGCTATGTGGTCAGCGGAAGGTTTTATTCCACGGAATCGACCCAAAGCCTGATCATCGAATTGATGACTGCCATAAGGCGCCATGGTATCCCCCATCGGCTGTATACGGACAATGGGTCGGCATACAACAGCCGCCATTTGAAAATCGTTTGCGCTAACCTGTCCATGCGACAACCCCATACACCTCCCGGGCGTCCCCAGGGCCGTTCCAAAGTGGAGCGATTTTTTCGTACCGTCCGGGACCAGTTCCTCGCCAAACAGCGGTACAAAACGTTCGATGAAATCAACACGGCGTTCACCCTTTATCTGAACGACTATCACCGCCGAATCCACAGTACCCTGGAATGCTCACCCATGCAAAAACGCCTGGGGGTCGATAGCGTTTGCCAACCCGTGCCCGAAGTCGCCGATATCGAATCGTTGTTTCGGCTAAAGCGTCGTTGTCGCGTTTACAACGACGGTACGATTCGTCTGAAAAAAAAGGCTTTCGAAGTGCCCGGATGTCTGCCGGGACAGCGGGTAACCATCTATTACATGCCCTGGGATCTTTCCCGCATTTACTACGGCGATGATCTTAAACCGGCCAAGCCGGTGGACCTTACCGCAAACGCATATCGTTTTGACAACGCCAATTTCGCTCATACCAAGGAGAAAGACAATGACACCGAGTAA
- a CDS encoding MmgE/PrpD family protein: protein MTIAERFADYIYITSYDSIPKYIQRFAKLCILDWIGVTLGGSKEPVSDILLDLIDIMGGNPHATIIGKGVKTNALFAALINGTMSHALDFDDTHKDAGIHPSVCLAPAAIAVAEYKRASGRDLITAFIIGFEVAARIGIAAGQTHYEYGWHATATIGRFGATASAAKLMGLSPEQIVNAFGITGTQVSGLREVFGTMSKPFHAGKAAMDGILSMALARRNFDSSHEIFEGRFGLKNVFSPKSQSSDMLTGLGKQHHIQDIAFKPYASALATHSTIQAIEAIRKEENITAADVEEVQIEFGPLPYSVVNRKNPQKVLEGKFSVQHCAAIALIRGRVSRDMFTSKDLNDPHIIAIRDRINVLLNPELTMFETIVTVKTKQGATLNKFIKESKGSPGVPLTLPEMKEKFMDLATYKESLSTT, encoded by the coding sequence ATGACCATTGCCGAACGATTTGCCGATTATATCTATATTACATCATATGATAGTATTCCAAAATATATCCAACGCTTTGCAAAACTATGCATTTTGGATTGGATAGGCGTAACCCTTGGGGGCTCAAAGGAGCCGGTGAGCGATATTTTATTGGATTTGATTGATATCATGGGCGGAAATCCCCATGCCACGATCATCGGAAAAGGGGTGAAGACCAATGCGCTTTTTGCCGCGCTTATCAACGGTACCATGTCACACGCCCTAGATTTCGACGATACTCATAAAGATGCCGGCATCCATCCCAGCGTCTGCCTGGCGCCGGCCGCCATTGCGGTCGCGGAATACAAAAGGGCTTCCGGCAGGGATTTGATCACGGCCTTCATCATCGGTTTTGAAGTTGCGGCAAGGATCGGCATTGCTGCCGGCCAAACCCATTATGAATACGGATGGCATGCCACCGCCACGATCGGACGGTTCGGTGCCACGGCCAGCGCGGCAAAACTGATGGGTCTTTCTCCGGAGCAAATCGTGAATGCCTTCGGGATCACGGGAACCCAGGTTTCCGGCCTGCGCGAGGTCTTCGGCACCATGAGCAAGCCTTTTCATGCCGGAAAAGCGGCCATGGACGGGATTTTGTCGATGGCCCTGGCAAGAAGGAATTTTGACAGCAGCCATGAAATTTTCGAGGGGCGCTTCGGCCTGAAAAATGTTTTTTCGCCCAAATCACAATCCAGTGACATGCTGACCGGTCTCGGAAAGCAGCACCATATTCAGGATATCGCCTTTAAACCCTATGCTTCCGCGCTTGCCACGCATTCGACCATCCAGGCCATCGAAGCCATTCGCAAAGAAGAAAACATCACTGCCGCGGACGTTGAAGAGGTCCAGATCGAATTCGGACCCTTGCCATATAGCGTGGTCAACCGGAAAAACCCGCAAAAGGTACTGGAGGGAAAATTTAGCGTCCAGCATTGCGCTGCCATCGCTTTAATAAGAGGGCGCGTCAGCAGAGATATGTTCACTTCAAAAGATCTGAATGATCCTCATATAATTGCTATCAGAGACAGGATCAACGTCTTACTGAATCCTGAACTCACTATGTTTGAGACCATAGTGACGGTAAAAACAAAACAGGGTGCAACCCTGAATAAATTTATCAAGGAATCTAAAGGGTCACCGGGTGTTCCACTTACACTCCCGGAGATGAAAGAAAAATTTATGGACTTGGCTACTTATAAGGAGTCTCTCTCTACTACCTGA